In Deltaproteobacteria bacterium GWC2_55_46, a single window of DNA contains:
- a CDS encoding NAD-dependent epimerase, with translation MEKAVVFGGAGFLGSHVADELTRAGYDVVIFDKRYSQYLQQGQTMLVGDILDAGQIRDAVKGAQYVYNFAGLADIEECKARPIDTIKLNILGNSMILDAARSERIERFVFASTMYVYSDAGAFYRVSKQACELIIEDYSRLHALPYTILRYGSLYGERSDSRNSVYRIIREALTEEKITYYGTGEEEREFLHVKDAARTSVEVLGGAFRNECVIVTGQKVMKYREFLEMISEMLKGKVTIEYRQKKLDTHYRITPYTFDPKFAKKMSPEQHVDLGQGLIHCMNQIYNELNEERKSSLRIALGGNDFC, from the coding sequence ATGGAAAAGGCGGTAGTTTTCGGCGGGGCCGGGTTCCTCGGAAGCCATGTGGCCGACGAGCTGACCAGGGCCGGGTATGACGTAGTCATATTCGACAAGCGGTATTCCCAATACCTTCAGCAAGGGCAGACCATGCTGGTGGGGGACATCCTGGACGCCGGGCAGATCAGGGACGCGGTGAAGGGCGCTCAATACGTCTATAACTTTGCGGGGCTGGCTGACATAGAGGAGTGCAAGGCGAGGCCCATAGACACGATAAAGCTCAACATACTCGGCAACTCGATGATACTCGACGCGGCCCGCTCCGAGAGGATCGAGAGGTTCGTCTTCGCGAGCACCATGTACGTCTACAGCGACGCGGGGGCCTTCTACAGGGTGAGCAAGCAGGCGTGTGAGCTGATAATCGAGGACTACAGCCGTTTGCACGCGCTGCCGTACACGATCCTCCGGTACGGCTCACTGTACGGCGAACGCTCAGACAGCAGAAATAGCGTCTATCGAATAATCAGGGAGGCCCTCACAGAGGAGAAGATCACTTACTACGGCACCGGTGAGGAGGAAAGGGAGTTCCTTCATGTGAAGGACGCGGCCAGGACGAGCGTGGAGGTCCTCGGGGGCGCGTTCAGGAACGAGTGCGTCATCGTCACCGGACAGAAGGTTATGAAGTACCGGGAGTTCCTCGAGATGATATCCGAGATGCTCAAGGGGAAGGTGACGATCGAGTACCGGCAGAAGAAGCTCGACACCCACTACAGGATAACGCCGTACACCTTCGACCCCAAGTTCGCCAAGAAGATGTCGCCGGAGCAGCATGTCGACCTCGGCCAGGGGCTGATACACTGCATGAATCAGATCTACAACGAGCTAAACGAGGAGAGGAAGTCATCGTTGAGGATAGCCCTCGGGGGCAATGACTTCTGCTGA
- a CDS encoding 2,4-dihydroxyhept-2-ene-1,7-dioic acid aldolase encodes MNVTKDKRPGLKERLASGEVVLGSWITLGHPAVAEILASAGFDWLAVDMEHSAITMHQAQQLIQVIELSGTVPLVRISENNECLIKRAMDAGAHGVIVPMVNSGEDAARAVRAVHYPPSGTRGVGLARAQGYGFAFKEYREWLAANSIVVAQIEHIDAVENLEEILSTDGVDAFIVGPYDLSGSLGRPGEFDHPDVLSALQKVRETATRMGSVAGFHVIPPDWTEVERKIAEGYRFIGFSLDTLFLGTTSREGLKKIRGDGQR; translated from the coding sequence ATGAATGTAACGAAGGACAAAAGGCCAGGCCTCAAAGAGAGGCTCGCCTCAGGCGAGGTCGTCCTTGGCTCGTGGATAACGCTGGGGCACCCGGCCGTGGCAGAAATACTGGCCTCTGCCGGTTTTGACTGGCTCGCGGTGGATATGGAGCATTCCGCCATCACCATGCACCAGGCGCAGCAGCTTATCCAGGTAATCGAGTTAAGCGGGACGGTCCCACTCGTCAGAATAAGCGAGAATAATGAGTGCCTCATAAAGAGGGCCATGGACGCTGGCGCGCACGGGGTCATAGTGCCGATGGTCAACTCCGGGGAGGATGCCGCGAGGGCGGTAAGGGCGGTGCATTATCCGCCCTCAGGTACAAGGGGCGTCGGGCTTGCGCGGGCCCAGGGCTACGGGTTCGCCTTCAAGGAGTACAGGGAATGGCTCGCTGCGAATTCCATCGTGGTGGCGCAGATAGAGCACATAGACGCGGTTGAGAACCTCGAGGAGATCCTCTCAACCGATGGGGTCGACGCTTTCATCGTGGGGCCGTATGACCTTTCGGGCTCGCTCGGCAGGCCAGGCGAGTTCGACCACCCTGACGTCTTAAGCGCGCTTCAAAAGGTAAGGGAGACCGCGACGCGTATGGGGAGCGTGGCCGGGTTCCATGTCATACCACCTGATTGGACGGAGGTCGAAAGGAAGATAGCGGAAGGCTATAGGTTCATAGGTTTCAGTCTTGACACGCTTTTCCTCGGCACTACAAGCCGGGAGGGTCTCAAAAAGATAAGAGGGGACGGACAAAGATGA